One window of the Cryptomeria japonica chromosome 7, Sugi_1.0, whole genome shotgun sequence genome contains the following:
- the LOC131074777 gene encoding berberine bridge enzyme-like D-2: MAKFCTPLLLLITVWTTWAAAENPNGGGLLSCLQAGGIKNVTAVSSANFDSLLDFSAQNLRFIEPQVSKPYAIIIPASKSQLQQSVVCTIENGWEVRVRSGGHSYEGLSYTSEVPFVLIDLAMLNKITVDTTSKTAWVEAGATLGEIYSAVASSSPNLAFSAGICPTIGSGGHISGGGQSFMFRKYGLAADNTLNALLINASGKIMDKNTMGEDVFWAVRGGGGGSWGVVFAWKIGLVSVPSVVTTFNVQRYGRDNVTDLVHRWQYLAPKMDEDITMRVQLMGINVNDTKVIRALFHGLYLGQKEELVATVGKVFPELGMAANETHEMSWVEGIAYFNSDLENISDRYYPSKSFFKIKSDFAKSPISKSGISGLLDILDEEVTSFANLNPHGGKMDEIPSSAIPFPHRAGTLFGLQYMVTWTNKSQDDYYLEWMRKLYKYMEPHVSHSPRSAYVNYLDLDLGSAFNGSASVEEARAWGERYFHGNFDRLVKAKTQVDPLNFFRNSQSIPPLGN; the protein is encoded by the coding sequence ATGGCCAAGTTTTGTACACCATTGCTTCTGCTTATCACAGTTTGGACCACTTGGGCTGCAGcggaaaatccaaatggaggagGATTGTTGTCGTGCTTGCAAGCAGGCGGCATAAAAAATGTCACAGCCGTTTCCTCTGCAAACTTCGATTCTCTGCTAGATTTCTCTGCGCAGAATCTTAGATTCATAGAGCCTCAGGTGTCCAAACCGTACGCTATCATTATACCGGCAAGCAAAAGCCAGCTGCAACAATCCGTGGTGTgcacaatagaaaatggatgggaggTGCGTGTTCGCAGCGGAGGTCACAGCTACGAGGGCCTTTCCTACACATCCGAAGTACCCTTCGTGCTCATCGATCTCGCCATGCTAAACAAGATTACAGTCGATACAACGTCCAAAACCGCCTGGGTGGAAGCCGGCGCCACATTGGGCGAGATTTATTCCGCCGTCGCCAGCAGTTCCCCCAATCTGGCCTTTTCGGCAGGGATTTGCCCCACAATTGGTTCTGGTGGACACATCTCCGGAGGGGGTCAGAGCTTCATGTTCAGAAAATATGGGCTTGCGGCCGATAATACTCTGAATGCCTTATTGATAAATGCCTCCGGGAAGATAATGGATAAAAATACAATGGGGGAGGATGTATTTTGGGCTGTGAGAGGCGGTGGCGGCGGCAGCTGGGGAGTTGTTTTCGCGTGGAAAATCGGGCTAGTGAGCGTGCCTTCAGTTGTCACGACCTTCAATGTGCAGAGATATGGTAGAGACAACGTTACAGATCTTGTGCATAGATGGCAGTATTTGGCCCCTAAAATGGATGAGGACATAACCATGCGAGTACAGCTCATGGGTATCAATGTAAACGACACCAAAGTTATCAGAGCTTTATTCCATGGACTATACCTTGGGCAGAAGGAGGAGCTCGTAGCTACAGTAGGAAAGGTCTTTCCAGAGCTGGGAATGGCGGCGAATGAAACCCATGAAATGAGCTGGGTAGAAGGCATAGCCTATTTCAATTCCGACCTAGAAAACATCTCTGACCGGTATTATCCCAGCAAGtctttcttcaaaataaaatcagaTTTTGCTAAATCCCCAATCTCAAAATCAGGGATCAGTGGCCTGTTGGACATCTTGGACGAAGAGGTGACTTCCTTTGCAAATTTGAATCCTCACGGAGGGAAAATGGACGAAATACCTTCTTCTGCGATCCCTTTTCCTCATCGGGCGGGGACTTTGTTTGGCTTACAGTATATGGTTACCTGGACGAACAAGAGTCAGGATGATTACTACCTTGAATGGATGAGGAAGCTTTACAAGTACATGGAGCCTCATGTCTCGCACTCTCCGAGGTCTGCGTATGTGAACTATCTGGACCTTGATCTGGGTAGTGCTTTCAATGGCAGTGCATCTGTTGAAGAGGCGAGAGCCTGGGGTGAAAGGTATTTCCATGGAAATTTTGATCGGCTTGTCAAGGCCAAAACGCAAGTGGATCCACTTAACTTTTTCAGGAATTCTCAGAGTATTCCTCCCCTCGGGAACTAA
- the LOC131074735 gene encoding aldehyde oxidase GLOX-like gives MSGDGPRNYPSTGSSVMLPLSAADGFTKVEVLICGGCPDNGFAMASAGNFTDALSSCGRMVITDPNPSWSMEDMPGPRTMSDMLILPNGEIIIINGARKGVAGWSMATDPVLTPYLYRPAPPVGKRFFILAATGIPRMYHSTANMMADGRLIVGGSNPHAGYVFTGTNFPTELRLEAYSPYYLENVYTYYARPKITSVSSTSLSYGTTFKVIYSVPHSVTDVIQFNAYTPSFTTHTNSMNQRLLILAAKTPTIVSNATGNVVYSASVTAPPSGVAAPPGYYMLFVVNGGIPSVAPWVHFS, from the coding sequence ATGTCGGGTGACGGCCCGCGGAACTACCCTTCCACCGGGTCATCCGTCATGCTGCCTCTCTCAGCCGCCGACGGGTTTACCAAAGTTGAAGTTCTCATCTGTGGAGGCTGTCCGGACAACGGTTTCGCCATGGCTAGCGCAGGTAATTTCACGGACGCGCTCAGTAGCTGTGGACGAATGGTCATTACAGACCCGAATCCTTCGTGGAGCATGGAGGACATGCCCGGGCCGAGAACCATGTCAGACATGCTCATTCTTCCCAATGgcgaaatcatcatcatcaacggaGCACGTAAGGGTGTAGCTGGATGGAGCATGGCAACCGACCCCGTCCTCACACCTTACCTCTACCGGCCTGCTCCACCAGTCGGAAAGCGCTTCTTCATCCTAGCGGCCACAGGCATCCCGAGAATGTATCACTCTACTGCTAACATGATGGCAGACGGGAGACTCATTGTGGGCGGCTCCAATCCACATGCGGGCTACGTCTTCACGGGAACTAACTTCCCCACGGAGCTCCGGCTGGAAGCATACAGTCCTTATTACTTAGAAAACGTCTACACATATTATGCTCGCCCCAAGATAACGTCAGTGTCGTCAACCTCCCTCTCCTACGGCACCACCTTCAAAGTTATTTACTCCGTCCCCCATTCTGTTACGGATGTTATACAGTTCAATGCATATACTCCGTCGTTTACGACCCACACAAATTCGATGAACCAGAGGCTGCTCATTCTCGCCGCTAAAACACCGACCATCGTTTCAAATGCAACCGGGAATGTCGTGTATTCTGCTTCCGTGACAGCCCCGCCAAGCGGTGTGGCTGCCCCTCCAGGATATTACATGCTGTTTGTTGTAAATGGTGGCATTCCGAGCGTCGCCCCGTGGGTTCATTTTTCATAA